In a single window of the Candidatus Beckwithbacteria bacterium genome:
- a CDS encoding LD-carboxypeptidase, with amino-acid sequence MMIERSIPEKLHRGDTIRVIAPSWSLSITNKDVQQLAEKTLGNMGLTVTYGDHVHEHDLFRSSPIESRVADIHEAFLDPSVKGILTVIGGWNSNQLLQYLDWDLIKTHPKVFCGFSDIDALNNAIFSQTGLVTYSGPHFIFFGQKYHFDYTKEHFQKAVMDNQPFLLEQSSHWSDDKWSVNQEDRHLIKNQGLLVIHEGTAEGTVISSNLCTLNLLQGTEYFPKMDEAILFIEEAKFSNPSQFDRNLQSLVQQKGFKIRGLVLGRFQPNTMTEEQLVYILRSKRELKNIPIIANADFGHTDPKATIPIGGTVRILASAMETFIEFTEH; translated from the coding sequence ATGATGATCGAACGAAGTATTCCTGAAAAATTACATCGCGGGGATACTATCCGAGTGATTGCTCCCTCTTGGTCATTATCAATTACCAATAAAGACGTTCAACAATTGGCAGAGAAAACATTGGGAAATATGGGGTTAACGGTTACCTATGGTGATCACGTTCATGAACACGACTTATTTCGGTCTTCCCCGATTGAATCAAGAGTGGCAGATATTCATGAGGCTTTTTTAGATCCAAGTGTTAAAGGCATATTGACGGTGATCGGCGGTTGGAATTCCAATCAATTACTCCAGTATTTAGACTGGGATTTGATTAAAACTCATCCTAAAGTCTTCTGCGGTTTTTCCGATATTGACGCCCTTAACAACGCGATATTTTCCCAAACTGGTTTAGTGACCTATTCCGGACCTCATTTTATCTTTTTTGGCCAAAAATATCATTTTGACTATACCAAAGAACATTTTCAAAAAGCCGTCATGGATAACCAGCCATTTCTTCTGGAACAGAGTTCGCATTGGAGCGATGATAAATGGTCCGTCAATCAGGAAGATAGACATTTGATTAAAAATCAAGGTTTATTGGTAATACATGAGGGAACAGCCGAAGGGACGGTTATCAGCTCTAATTTATGTACCCTTAATTTACTTCAGGGAACTGAATATTTTCCCAAGATGGATGAGGCAATCCTTTTTATTGAGGAGGCCAAATTTTCCAATCCGTCGCAATTCGATCGGAATCTGCAATCACTGGTTCAGCAGAAAGGATTTAAGATTCGTGGTTTAGTCTTGGGAAGATTTCAACCAAACACAATGACAGAAGAACAATTAGTTTATATTTTGCGATCTAAAAGAGAGCTTAAAAATATTCCAATCATTGCCAATGCTGATTTTGGTCATACCGATCCCAAAGCCACGATTCCAATCGGAGGAACTGTAAGAATACTGGCGTCAGCAATGGAAACGTTTATAGAATTTACAGAACATTAA
- a CDS encoding LysM peptidoglycan-binding domain-containing protein, with protein MINLKTFFKSLRMNEQKLSTVLGAVVVIIVGVLIYNYFAAVNQTGKISEIAEQTTEQPKTHTVAKGEHLWNISVKYYNDGYKWTEIAKANNLANPDKIEEGQVLTLPQIENQQLTTIAESVTEQTNYPSEYTVKTSDSLWKISVAVYADGYQWSKIWEANKTKITNPDIIETGMVLTIPR; from the coding sequence ATGATTAATTTAAAAACTTTTTTTAAGAGTTTAAGAATGAACGAACAGAAACTCAGCACTGTCTTGGGCGCAGTAGTGGTAATAATTGTCGGTGTTTTAATTTACAACTATTTTGCCGCGGTTAACCAAACCGGAAAAATCAGCGAAATTGCTGAGCAGACAACCGAACAGCCGAAAACTCACACTGTGGCCAAAGGTGAACATCTCTGGAATATTAGTGTTAAATATTACAACGATGGCTATAAATGGACGGAAATTGCCAAAGCCAACAATTTAGCCAACCCGGATAAAATTGAAGAGGGACAGGTTTTAACTTTACCTCAAATCGAAAATCAACAACTGACAACGATAGCTGAATCTGTTACTGAACAAACAAATTATCCAAGTGAATATACTGTGAAAACAAGTGACAGTTTATGGAAAATCAGTGTAGCGGTTTACGCTGACGGCTACCAATGGAGTAAAATCTGGGAGGCAAACAAGACAAAAATTACTAATCCGGATATAATTGAAACCGGAATGGTTTTAACTATTCCCAGATAA
- a CDS encoding M48 family metallopeptidase: MLNVYEQVDANKRRSALIIFLFIGFITLVAYILGRASGYGASWIGLALIFSGLMSLGSYYYGDKIILGISRARPADRKQDFNFYTVTQNLCLATRQPLPQLYVIDDTAPNAFATGRDPQHAVICATTGLLAKLDRTELEGVIAHELSHIQNYDTRLMAIVTILVGLVTLLADWFLRSMFWGRSRHDNDRGNNQLQLIFFVLGLVLALLSPLIAQLIQLAISRRREFLADASGVKITRFPDGLARALAKISKDSEPLEAANKATAHLYIVNPFKKKAFLTNLFNTHPPVAERIKALHEMV; the protein is encoded by the coding sequence ATGCTAAACGTTTACGAACAAGTGGATGCTAATAAGCGGAGAAGCGCTCTAATAATTTTTTTGTTTATCGGCTTTATTACTTTAGTTGCCTATATTTTGGGCCGGGCCAGCGGTTACGGCGCTTCCTGGATTGGCCTGGCTTTAATTTTTTCCGGCTTAATGAGTTTAGGCTCGTATTATTACGGCGATAAAATCATTTTAGGGATTTCCCGTGCCCGTCCGGCTGACCGGAAACAGGACTTTAATTTTTATACCGTTACCCAAAATCTTTGTTTGGCTACCCGCCAACCTTTGCCCCAGCTTTATGTCATTGACGACACTGCCCCTAATGCCTTTGCTACCGGCCGGGATCCCCAGCATGCCGTGATTTGTGCTACCACCGGTTTACTGGCTAAACTTGACCGAACCGAACTGGAAGGTGTGATTGCTCATGAATTGAGCCATATCCAGAACTACGACACGCGTTTAATGGCCATCGTTACCATTCTGGTCGGTCTGGTCACTTTACTGGCGGATTGGTTTTTGCGGTCAATGTTCTGGGGGAGGAGCCGGCACGATAATGATCGGGGGAATAATCAATTACAGCTGATTTTTTTTGTTTTAGGTTTGGTTTTGGCCTTACTATCACCCTTAATTGCTCAATTAATCCAGTTAGCTATTTCCCGCCGCCGGGAATTTTTAGCTGATGCTTCCGGTGTGAAAATTACCCGTTTTCCTGATGGTTTGGCCCGGGCTTTGGCAAAGATTTCTAAAGATTCAGAACCTTTGGAAGCCGCCAACAAAGCCACCGCCCACCTTTATATTGTTAATCCTTTCAAGAAAAAAGCCTTTCTTACCAATCTTTTTAACACCCACCCACCGGTAGCCGAACGGATTAAAGCCTTGCACGAGATGGTTTGA
- a CDS encoding LemA family protein, whose protein sequence is MIIIPILLVIIVLYLFSTFNKFKTTEVRIKASIQEIGNQLKRQADLIPNLVASVEGYFKHEQTALTKITDARKSILSALKSGSSQKMVDAASQLQSAVGGISAVFESTPELKAAGPTQDLMNELRDTADKVMYSRRTLIDLTADYNTMMATIPSSWVAALFKFQAKEGLKTGDMDQALEVSSADTKTPSVEL, encoded by the coding sequence ATGATTATTATACCAATCTTGCTTGTTATTATCGTTCTTTATCTATTCTCAACCTTCAATAAATTTAAAACGACTGAGGTCAGGATTAAAGCCTCGATCCAAGAAATTGGTAACCAGCTGAAACGTCAAGCCGACTTAATTCCTAACTTAGTTGCCTCGGTTGAAGGCTATTTTAAGCATGAACAAACTGCCTTGACTAAAATTACTGACGCCCGCAAAAGCATTTTATCAGCCTTAAAATCCGGCAGTTCCCAAAAAATGGTTGATGCCGCCAGTCAGCTGCAGTCAGCCGTAGGGGGCATTAGCGCTGTTTTTGAAAGCACGCCCGAGTTAAAAGCCGCCGGTCCGACTCAGGATTTAATGAATGAGTTAAGGGATACGGCCGACAAAGTAATGTATTCCCGTCGGACCTTAATTGACTTAACCGCTGACTACAACACCATGATGGCTACGATTCCCTCCTCTTGGGTTGCGGCTTTATTTAAGTTTCAGGCCAAAGAAGGTCTAAAAACCGGGGATATGGATCAAGCTTTGGAGGTTAGTTCGGCGGACACGAAAACCCCTTCAGTCGAACTTTAG